ATTACCCGACGGCCGCGAGGGGACGATCTGCGGCTCCGCCCAAGGCAGGGCCGAATCCGCGGCTCGCGCCCCGTGCTGGCGCCACGCCAGGGCCAGCGACTCCCGCATGGTTTGCGAATCGCTGCGGAACACCGCATGCAACTGCCCGTCGCGCAGCGAAACCTCCACCGAGACAGGGCCGGCATGCTCCAAATCCACTTCCACCGTCACCTTGCCCTGATGGGTTCCCGCCAGGCCGTCGGCGGCCTCGATCACTTTCTCCACGAGCCGGACCGCCTCGACGCCGGACGAAACATTGCCGCCCTGCACGCCGGAGACAGCGGGGCCGGGCAGCGGGACGGAAGCGGTTGCGGAATCAGCGGACATGTGGACAGCGCTTTTCGCAGATTCGATGCCAACCTGCTTCCCATTGCCTCCTAAATGCTTATTATCAACAGGTTCAGGAGTATTATTTTCGGCCGCGTCCGCCCGCCCGCCGGCGCCGCGCAACAAACCGAAATTCCGCCCGGCAAAATATGCCGCCCGGTCGGGCGTGACGGCAACCGTGGCGGACGGTTCGGCCTCCCCGCTGTCCGGTTCGTCCTGCCACACCCCGTCCTCCTCATTATGTATCTGAATATCGGATACGAGATTGGTTTCCGGTTTCGCCACGCCGGCGGGCATGAGGGGGGCGGGCTGCCGCGCCATGCCGGCATCCGGCACGGCAACGCCGTCCGCGCGAATCCCGGCCTGCGCCGCGGGGAAACGTTCCGCCTGCGCGGGCATTTTCGGGTCAGCCGGGATTTCGGAACCGTCCGGAATTTCGGCATGGTCCGGCGGGATTGTCCCGGCGTCCGCGCCGCCGGTCGCCTGACGGAGCGGCGGCGTCCCCGCCGCCGGCTGAGGCGGCAATTCCGTCATCCCGCCGGCATCGGCATTCGTCATGCGCCGCGAAATCCGGTGCACAAATGTTTCTCCGCGCGGGATCACGGAATCCGACGCGATGGCCGGGGCGCCCGCGTCCGGCAAAAGGCGCGCACGCGCATCCCGCCCTTCCGGTCCGGGCGTCATCTTCAGGGAATCGGCCTCCCCTTCCTGCGGGCCATCATCGCCACCGGCGTCGCCGCTGCCGGCGACCAATGTATCCAATCCATGACTACCGGAATCATCCGCCACGGCCCCGGGCATCCACAGGCCGGGCATCATTGGGGCATTTTTTTCCTCCGCGGAAGAATCATCCTCCTCCTTCGCCACGCCATCCGCATCCTCATCACATGGCGCGCCCGCATCCTCGATGGCGGATGTCGCGGCCGGCACTGCCGGCCTGCCGTTTTCCCCGGACGCGACCTGCTCCATCAGTCCCTCGAAATCATCATGGGCGGTTGCGCCCCCGTCGCCGGCGGCTTCAGGATTTCCGGGCGTGACGGGAAGCGCGGGCGGCGCCATTTCGGCGGGCAGGACAGGGATGTTGGCCGACACGGTCATGGTGTGAAAATTTTTCAGGAACTGGTGGCCGGCGCCTTGGCCGGGCTGAGCAGGCGCAAACGCTCCGCGATGGTCGCGATGCGCTTGGCAAGGGCGGGGTCTTTTGCGGCGGCAACGGCCAGCTCCTCGAAGATCGGGCCGGTCACATCCGATTTCATGAACGAAAGCAGCTTCACGATCATCACATCGTCGAGTTCGAGCATGAGCGTCACCGCGGCCTTCGGCGTCAGGTTGCTGTAGGTTTGCGCCAGCGAGCGGAGGTTTTTCACCTCGCCCGCCTGGACTTCCACCAGGCGCCGGTCGATCTCCGCGCGCATGGATTCCAGCTCGGTCCGCAGCGTGCCGAGTTCGCGCTCCTCCGCCGCGAGCCGTTTTTCGCGAAACAGCAGCGCCTCCTCCCGCTTGGCGAGGAGCGCGCGGGCGTCCTTCAATTCGGCGGCGAGGCTGTCGATCTCGACCGTCCAGAAATCCCAGGGTTTCTCCGGTCTCTGCCCCGCCGTCTGCGCGGGAGAGCGCGTGGCGGCGGCCTCGACCGCGAGCGGCGCCGCCTCCAGCCAGAACAACCCCAGCCCGGAAATCACGCCGAGCAGGAGCGCCAGCGATGCAATCAAATATGGCAGTGGGAAACGTTTCATAAGACAAATGCCTCGCGATGCGCGCGCGCCGTTGCGAACTCGTCGAGCGCCGCCTGTTCGAGCCGGTCGCACTCCCGGCGGTAGGCGTCCCGGGCTCGCTGCTGCATGCGCTCGATCAACCGCAGCCGGGTGCGGGTCTCCATCCAGGCCATCTGCGCCCGGCGCCGCGCTTCATTGGCCTGGTCGAGGGCGGCCCGGGCGCGCTTGACCGCCTCATGGCACGCCTGGAAGGCGAGCAAAAACGCGGACTGCTCGCCGCCGCGGAAACGCCGCGCGCGGCTGGCCTCCAGCGTCCGTCCCGACTCCGCGAGGCGCGCTTCGGCGCGCGCCAGGGCTTGCTCCGCCGCCTCTGCCGCGCGCACGGCCGCCGCGAACGCCACGCGCGCCCGCTGCTCCTCCAGCGCCCGGATCGTCAGCACCGACTGCAACGAAAAACGAAACCGCCTCATGCCAGCGCTCCTTTCAATTTCGCGAACGCCTCGTCGCGCGGCGTGCACTCGTCGGTGCGCTGGCGCAGGAACCGGGTCAGCGGCTCCCGCACCGCCACCGCCCGGTCGAGCACCGGGTTCGCGCCCTTCTGGTAGGCGCCCACCGTGATCAAATCCTCGTTGCGCCGGTAAACCGCGAGCAGCTCGCGCGCGACGCCGGCGATCTCCACCTGCTCCGCCGTGCACACGTCGCGGTTGAGGCGGCTCACGCTTTCCAGCACGTCGATCGCCGGATAATGGTTGGCATGGGCCAGCGCGCGGGAAAGCACGAGGTGCCCGTCGAGAATGCCGCGCACCGCGTCGGCCACCGGCTCGTTCATGTCGTCGCCCTCCACCAGCACGGTGTAGAGCGCCGTGATCGTGCCGCGCTCGCCCGCGCCCGCCCGCTCCAGCAGCCGCGGCAGCAGCGCGAACACCGACGGCGTGTAGCCGCGCGTGGCGGGCGGCTCGCCCACCGCCAAGCCGATCTCGCGCTGCGCCATCGCGAAACGCGTCACCGAGTCCATTAGCAGCAGCACCCGCTTGCCCTGCTCGCGATACGCCTCGGCGACCGACGTGGCCAGAAACGCCGCCCGCAGCCGCAACGGCGCCGGCGTGTCCGACGTGGCCACGACCACGACCGAGCGGGCCAAGCCTTCCGGCCCGAGGTCCTTTTCCAAAAATTCGCGCACTTCCCGCCCGCGCTCGCCGACCAGGCCGATCACCACCACGTCCGCCTCCGCGCCGCGCGCGAGCATGCCGAGCAGGGTGGACTTGCCCACGCCGGAGCCCGCAAAAAGCCCCAGGCGCTGCCCGCAGCCGAGCGGGATGAAAGTGTCCAGCGCGCGCACGCCGGTGGGAAGCGGCTCGCGGATTTTTTTGCGCCGCAGCGGATGCGGCGGACGCGCCGCACCGGGCGCGGCTTCGCTCACCGGCACCGGCCCCTGGTCGTCGAAGGGCCGGCCCAGCGCATCCAGCACGCGGCCGAGCAACTGCGGCCCCGCCGTCGGCAGCGCCGGATTATCGCCCGCCGTCACCAGACAGCCAGCGTGCAGCCCGACCGTCTCCCCCAGCGGCATGAGCAGCACGCGCTCGCCGCGAAAACCCACCACCTCCGCCATGCCC
This genomic stretch from Termitidicoccus mucosus harbors:
- a CDS encoding flagellar hook-length control protein FliK, with the translated sequence MTVSANIPVLPAEMAPPALPVTPGNPEAAGDGGATAHDDFEGLMEQVASGENGRPAVPAATSAIEDAGAPCDEDADGVAKEEDDSSAEEKNAPMMPGLWMPGAVADDSGSHGLDTLVAGSGDAGGDDGPQEGEADSLKMTPGPEGRDARARLLPDAGAPAIASDSVIPRGETFVHRISRRMTNADAGGMTELPPQPAAGTPPLRQATGGADAGTIPPDHAEIPDGSEIPADPKMPAQAERFPAAQAGIRADGVAVPDAGMARQPAPLMPAGVAKPETNLVSDIQIHNEEDGVWQDEPDSGEAEPSATVAVTPDRAAYFAGRNFGLLRGAGGRADAAENNTPEPVDNKHLGGNGKQVGIESAKSAVHMSADSATASVPLPGPAVSGVQGGNVSSGVEAVRLVEKVIEAADGLAGTHQGKVTVEVDLEHAGPVSVEVSLRDGQLHAVFRSDSQTMRESLALAWRQHGARAADSALPWAEPQIVPSRPSGNGNMDTGGFQEQAGFHSGEERQPRPGGTPHAPDEPGPFSRKRKESSPEITTGERTRTRLLATTA
- a CDS encoding flagellar FliJ family protein; this encodes MLTIRALEEQRARVAFAAAVRAAEAAEQALARAEARLAESGRTLEASRARRFRGGEQSAFLLAFQACHEAVKRARAALDQANEARRRAQMAWMETRTRLRLIERMQQRARDAYRRECDRLEQAALDEFATARAHREAFVL
- a CDS encoding FliI/YscN family ATPase; amino-acid sequence: METYVDELRARVRRASAVRRRGRVVAVTGLVIESEGPNVGLGDICILRSERNHYRGMAEVVGFRGERVLLMPLGETVGLHAGCLVTAGDNPALPTAGPQLLGRVLDALGRPFDDQGPVPVSEAAPGAARPPHPLRRKKIREPLPTGVRALDTFIPLGCGQRLGLFAGSGVGKSTLLGMLARGAEADVVVIGLVGERGREVREFLEKDLGPEGLARSVVVVATSDTPAPLRLRAAFLATSVAEAYREQGKRVLLLMDSVTRFAMAQREIGLAVGEPPATRGYTPSVFALLPRLLERAGAGERGTITALYTVLVEGDDMNEPVADAVRGILDGHLVLSRALAHANHYPAIDVLESVSRLNRDVCTAEQVEIAGVARELLAVYRRNEDLITVGAYQKGANPVLDRAVAVREPLTRFLRQRTDECTPRDEAFAKLKGALA
- a CDS encoding MotE family protein; amino-acid sequence: MKRFPLPYLIASLALLLGVISGLGLFWLEAAPLAVEAAATRSPAQTAGQRPEKPWDFWTVEIDSLAAELKDARALLAKREEALLFREKRLAAEERELGTLRTELESMRAEIDRRLVEVQAGEVKNLRSLAQTYSNLTPKAAVTLMLELDDVMIVKLLSFMKSDVTGPIFEELAVAAAKDPALAKRIATIAERLRLLSPAKAPATSS